Genomic segment of Drosophila gunungcola strain Sukarami unplaced genomic scaffold, Dgunungcola_SK_2 000155F, whole genome shotgun sequence:
tggGCGAAAAGTAAACTATTTGTAGAAAACTGATTCTTCTCTCGTTACACATTCTTCTTTggcaataaattttattgacGGGTAAAGTCGTGACTCATTAATGTTTCCATGTTAGAGATTTTCTTCGCCATGAAAATGATAAGATATGTTATTATATTTGACACTAGCTATGACATTTAGAGCACAGATAACGATGTAACTGTTTGAACTAGATTAAAGTGTAATAAAATGGTAAATAAATGTGAAGAAAAAGCATTAGCTAAgcattaaatgtttatatggGTAACGAAATAAGATAACATTTTAAACCTtctaaaactttaaactaaTTATGCGTAGCATAGGTTTGTCATCATTGGGATCAAGAAATTACCTATCTGATTATGTTTAAACAGCTGTAATCTTAGGTTTcacattcaacagaactcttacctgaaatgatcatattacaaagtctgtagggaaaacatatggcGTAATACGGACATtatccgtaactaaaaattgcctgcccatatacgtttactaatggctaaaacctgcattgtgCTAGCGCTACTTTATAGAATGGAAggtttttcaaactgtgacaatcatcagtaaaaacaaaattaaagtattatttaattgcataattgCAACCTACCACGTAGGTGATTTCTATCCGGATTTCCACAGAAAATTTTCGTTGTCTCACTAAGTACATaaatggataaagatgcgaatcttaaatttttacttttaatgcccttgcagagggtattataatttcagtcagaagtttgcaacgcagtgaaggagacatctccgaccctataaagtatatatattcttgatcagcatcactaggagagtcgatctagccatgtccgtctgtccgttccgtttctacgcaagctagtctctcagttttaaagctatcttcatgaaactttcccaaaagttgtctttctattgcaggtagtatataagtcggatcgagccggatcggacgactatagcactagaacaatcggaaaaaaaaaataaaaaaaaatgtaactttggtgatttttaaatttttttttagtttttcgagatatagtaatggataaatatttcagaattacggtttaaatttcatcaaaatcggacgtctatagcatatagcttctataggaacaatcataaaaataaataaaaaaaaatatagctttggtgtttcttaattttttttttagttcttcgagatatagtaatgtttaaatatttcagaataacggtttaaatttcatcaaaatcggacgactatagcatatagctcccatgggaacaatcgtatagctgccataggaactatcgaataattaagctgcaaatcaccatatctttaatgtttttaaacatacacgcaagtacacaattttaacgttttcaagagtatttagtttttgaaatagcggcaagggtatatgaacttcggcttgccgaattttgcttcctttcttgttaattaatgctatttgatcatggaatcagctccccaaccatcttaaaaatattagtagtgccacgcaattcaagataaaattatatacacaccttaaaaatactattgcttaaattaaaagtaaaaataaaagccgATTTAGgtagctttttaaaaaattagttttaagtatcatgtaacatttaaatatttgcaactcttagtgactagcgaattaacttataagttccaaacttgtagcgttaggatgacattttataataaaataccaaattcaaatacaaaaattgtctAGGTTTCGTGTTTAATAAGGCCATGgacttaataaaaactttttgtttcaatattgcttcttaaaaaaatctcaaaatgGTCtaggttaaaataaaatgtaaagtcTAGGGCTTTTTAAAAAGGGCATTTTAATATTactcttaaataaaataatgcttaaaaatgtttaaatgttaaatcatTTTGTGTTGCAATGCAGTGATCACGTAAGGGTTAAAAGAGTTGTGATACTTAACTGTTAACTTCCCGATTTTTTGAAGGCATAAAGAAGGATTTGGTATGCAGTTGTAATCGAAACAGATTggaataaatatacatttaaaacttgtaAGTTGACataatttattgcttttttctaataattaatattaacatACTGTAATATATGGAATATGAtggactttttttttctgaaaaacatttacaatTAAAGGTATCAAGAAGATTTGCCCATTTATGGATGACCAAAATTTGAAGATTGCGGACCTAAAGCATCCAATGGAAACTCAAGAGATAAAAGTTCAGCAGAATCAACTGCCTATTGAAGATCCAGAAAATAAGATCTTATATGAAGTTCAGAATGTAGAACTTATTAATGATGTCCAGAAGGTAGaggaatttattaaaatcggagtTCAGGAGAAGGAAAAGCTGCCGAATGAAATTCAGGATCTGGAAAAGATGCCCTTGATGAACattaaagataattttaaacagCAAGAACCTGCCAAAGATGTTCAGGATGTGGGGAAGCCATTATCATCCGCCTCTCAGTCATCAATTCATCGCTCTGGTCGCGTGATTCCACCCATGCCCTCGGAAGAAACAATGCGCCACTCCATAGCCGACAACTTAATGGAGATGTTGGTAAATATGACTAATCCGCTTTACCGACAACAGTGCTTCGATCTCTTGCAGGTGAGCGATCCTCTACAGGCACGCAGTCGTATCCTTGGTATCCTGCAGCAAATCGACGAGAAGCGTGGGACTCGTAGATAAATCGCCATAAATACAACGAGGAATGTCTACCTAAACCAAAATGAAGCATCCTGCAACATCATTACATTTAGAAGGCCTTTGTCTTTCGAATCATATCGTTTAAAATGGGATTCGGAGATAAATTACCATAAATACATCACGGAATGTCTTTCTAAACCAAAATGAGGCATCCTGCAACATCACTACTTTTTCGATTCGGAGATAAATTACCATAAATACATCACGGAATGTCTTTCTAAACCAAAATGAGGCATCCTGCAACATCACTACTTTTTCGAATCACATCATTTACAATCTTATTGATTTGTTTGGCGCAACACAAGCTAATCATAACATATCTTAGTCTTTGGAAGACTTTGCTTGGTGAATGATACGATTATACATAAACgccattatcattatcattatgagttaaacatttaataataaaaacgtgTTGCGTGGCTAACATATGGGTTGTTGTGTGGGGTTTGATCTTTGGGTGCTCTGCTGGGTCCTCACTTGGCCTTCTCGTCCTCCTGTTTGGCCTGTTCCGCCTTTAGGAGCTCGGAGACGATGCCCACCTTCTTGAGCTCCTCGATGAGGTCGCCACTCTGGTGCATCTGCAGCAGGATGTCGCAGCCGCCGACGAACTCGCCGTCGATGAAGACCTGCGGAATGGTGGGCCAGTCGGTGTAGTCCTTAACGCCTGGAGGGGAATGACTCTGATTACTCGAATGCCTATGGGGATGCCTTGGCAGCAACTCACCCTGCCGCAAAGACTCGTTTTGCAGGACATCATGGGCATCGTACTGGACGCCGTGCATCCGCATGATCTGCACCACCGCATTGCTGAATCCGCAGCGCGGTGCCTGGGGATTGCCCTTCATGAACACGACCACCTTGTTGGTGCGCACCAGCTTGTCCAGCGTCGCCTTGTCCACCGCCTCGCCGGTCGCCGCATCCGCTGCAAAAAAGCGGCTTAGGACACCAGGAGCGGAGGAGGATGCACTTGCTCCGGCCACCAGGCTACGGGCATTGCGGTGGCTCTGACGCAACAGGCTCTGGCAAATTCGGTTCATTGTCACAGCGGCGCGTTTCtcgaaattaacaaaatattatctaataaaaataaagggcTGTTCAGCTGTCAGCTGCAATGTATCGATAGTTCGGTCTATCGACTATCGCATGGAATTTCAAGAAATTCCAAACATATTTCAAATacgatatatttataaatacatatatcgTTGTGGACAGTTATCCGGCTATAAATTCTATAAATgtttctatattttaaaacatattttttaaaaaataatttgaaagtaTATTCATAAAAGaatattgatttattgttattttctaTGGAAACTACATATGGaagtttcaaatatatttgatttattaagttACAAAGATACacgtataaataaaatttagatttgtttatatttaaattgtattatataagAGATGACAAGTAGTGTATTCAAAGAATATTAAGCCTCTTAGTTCTTTCCGGTTTTCTAtagaaacaaataatattgaaataatttaaaccataaataatttaattgttaaaagaaaagaaaagttaaattgaTTCACTCTAAttccaaatattaaaacaaaaataaactctGCAACCCAAAATAAACATTCCTTGTAGTCATACAAATGTAAAGTcatcaatatttgttttgtatctataaataaagttaatcGGTTGTTAagtattgaatttttataagCTCATGATCtgattataaaatacaatttattctgtaacaattaacaatataataaaatccCATAATCAACGTCATAGTATAAAtgtagtttattttgtaataattataactaaaaatacaatataaaaaccTAAAATCAAGGACTAACTAATGGAGTGTCGTATAGGATCTCTGGAGCTCCCCGGGATTACTGGATTGGGTGGTCGTAGTCTGGGTCTCAGTTCGTCCGGTTCCTGTTCCTGTCCCAGGACCTATCATGTTCTCCATTCGCTGGCTAGTTTCCCGCATAACGCCACCAAAATCGGGCAAATCGGGCAGATCCAATGCGAGATGGGCGGAGAATCTTTTGTAAACCGATGACTTGGTGCTTTCCTTCTTGATTTTCTTCCTGTTTTCCTCGTATTTCAGCTGTTGCTTTAGGAAAATCGAAGCCTTGATCATTTCCTGTATATTGTCGAATACGCTCTCCGATTTTTCAATGGTGCGCAGGGCTCTGTAAGTTCGAAAAT
This window contains:
- the LOC128265772 gene encoding uncharacterized protein LOC128265772, with amino-acid sequence MDDQNLKIADLKHPMETQEIKVQQNQLPIEDPENKILYEVQNVELINDVQKVEEFIKIGVQEKEKLPNEIQDLEKMPLMNIKDNFKQQEPAKDVQDVGKPLSSASQSSIHRSGRVIPPMPSEETMRHSIADNLMEMLVSDPLQARSRILGILQQIDEKRGTRR
- the LOC128265793 gene encoding glutaredoxin-related protein 5, mitochondrial, with the translated sequence MNRICQSLLRQSHRNARSLVAGASASSSAPGVLSRFFAADAATGEAVDKATLDKLVRTNKVVVFMKGNPQAPRCGFSNAVVQIMRMHGVQYDAHDVLQNESLRQGVKDYTDWPTIPQVFIDGEFVGGCDILLQMHQSGDLIEELKKVGIVSELLKAEQAKQEDEKAK
- the LOC128265790 gene encoding BLOC-1-related complex subunit 8 homolog, with product MSRGGELVFKTKKTSEKISENIHIFANDPSLAFFRVQEHVRKVSPAIFEKRDEVFQLQNNLQGHCYDMEYGIQALRTIEKSESVFDNIQEMIKASIFLKQQLKYEENRKKIKKESTKSSVYKRFSAHLALDLPDLPDFGGVMRETSQRMENMIGPGTGTGTGRTETQTTTTQSSNPGELQRSYTTLH